The following are encoded in a window of Amaranthus tricolor cultivar Red isolate AtriRed21 chromosome 2, ASM2621246v1, whole genome shotgun sequence genomic DNA:
- the LOC130806533 gene encoding ADP-glucose phosphorylase, with translation MAPPPSSFSSSHQKPEIRKDKINNKLIIFSPARSKRPSDFKSKSPVSNSSTNQLKECPFCIGHEHECAPEIFRVVDDPNCPSNWKIRVIQNLYPALSKDIGTHNRGSEDSGCCIIPGFGFHEVVIETPTHPVHLGDLSGAGVGEVLMAYQKRVLQLASVDSIKYIQVFKNHGASAGASMSHSHSQLIALPIVPPSVSSRFTAMKEYFEQTGQCVLCEKPPKELVIHESKYFIAVVPFAASYAFEIWVIPQYHSAHFQDIDKDKADDLGGLLKLMLKKMGVQLNNPPFNYMIHTSPLHINDSDLQFSHWYLQIVPQLTVLAGFEIGTGCNINPVFPEDAANILREVVVEDMEENFREIHIQGS, from the exons ATGGCGCCTCCTccttcttctttttcatcttcaCATCAAAAACCAGAAATTAGAAAAGacaaaatcaacaacaaattaatcattttttctCCAGCAAGATCCAAACGTCCATCTGACTTTAAATCCAAATCCCCTGTCTCAAATTCAAGCACAAATCAGTTAAAGGAATGCCCTTTTTGTATTGGGCATGAACATGAATGTGCTCCTGAAATTTTCCGGGTTGTGGATGACCCAAATTGTCCCTCTAATTGGAAAATAAGGGTGATTCAGAATTTATATCCTGCTTTGAGTAAGGATATTGGCACACATAACCGGGGTTCGGAGGATTCGGGTTGTTGTATTATTCCCGGGTTTGGGTTTCATGAAGTTGTGATTGAAACTCCTACCCACCCGGTTCATTTGGGTGATCTTTCTGGAGCTGGTGTTGGGGAGGTTTTGATGGCTTATCAGAAGAGGGTGCTTCAACTTGCTTCTGTTGATAGCATCAAATATATTCag GTGTTTAAAAACCATGGAGCTTCAGCTGGAGCATCGATGAGTCATTCTCATAGTCAGCTAATAGCTCTACCCATTGTTCCTCCTTCAGTATCTAGTCGCTTTACGGCTATGAAAGAGTATTTTGAGCAGACAGGACAGTGTGTTTTGTGTGAGAAGCCACCGAAAGAGCTTGTAATTCATGAATCAAAGTACTTCATTGCAGTTGTTCCATTTGCTGCAAGTTATGCCTTTGAGATTTGGGTTATTCCGCAGTATCACTCTGCTCATTTTCAGGATATAGACAAGGATAAG GCGGACGACCTTGGTGGATTACTTAAACTCATGCTGAAAAAAATGGGTGTGCAATTGAACAACCCACCATTTAACTACATGATTCATACATCTCCTCTGCACATCAATGATTCTGATTTGCAATTCAGTCATTGGTATCTACAGATAGTCCCGCAGCTGACTGTTTTAGCTGGTTTTGAAATCGGAACTGGATGTAATATCAATCCTGTATTCCCTGAAGACGCCGCGAACATATTGAGGGAAGTTGTTGTTGAAGACATGGAAGAAAATTTCAGAGAAATCCATATTCAAGGTTCCTAG